From Daucus carota subsp. sativus chromosome 6, DH1 v3.0, whole genome shotgun sequence:
GTTTGCAGAGGCGACTTCTGATCTTCCTCTTCATTTATCTGCCTCGGTATCTCAATTACCAAATGTGCATCATTAGTATCATCACCGCCATTCCTGAACGCAAGGGATGACGAAGAAACGTGTTGAGAAGAAGTAACACCGCCATCATCTTCCAAACAAGAAGCCAGAGTTCGGACCTGAGCCTCATTTCCCCAGTACAATACATTTGTTGGGAAGCTCAGGGCTTCTGTAGAAACCCTACCAGCATCAGATGGAAACTCTACTTCTGGTGTATTATGCATAATCCCCTGTGGTAATTCAGGACTCGTGGGATTAGAATTGAGAACTGAATTTCTGCAAATCGGACAAGTAGAATGAGATTGAAACCACATGTCAATGCACTCTACATGAAAACCATGATTACATTTAGGCAAAAGCCTGGTACGCTCCCCTTCCAACACCTCCGACAGACAAACAGAACATTCCAGTCCGTCTTTAAAGTCTCGCGGAGAGAACAGAACAACTGGAATTGTTTTCAGGAATGAAGGGTCCAGACCATTGCGCAGGTCAGTGGAAGAAGCCACTTCATTGTGGCCTGCAGCGAAATCCATTCGTCTTCGACGAGTGATGTTAGTACCATCTTGTGTTACACGGCGCCAATACCATTTGGCATAGAGGTGAAG
This genomic window contains:
- the LOC108225525 gene encoding RING-H2 finger protein ATL3, coding for MSSSNTTAQKLEESGAMDLTGRIMVVAIIVLFLVSAFVVILHLYAKWYWRRVTQDGTNITRRRRMDFAAGHNEVASSTDLRNGLDPSFLKTIPVVLFSPRDFKDGLECSVCLSEVLEGERTRLLPKCNHGFHVECIDMWFQSHSTCPICRNSVLNSNPTSPELPQGIMHNTPEVEFPSDAGRVSTEALSFPTNVLYWGNEAQVRTLASCLEDDGGVTSSQHVSSSSLAFRNGGDDTNDAHLVIEIPRQINEEEDQKSPLQTRLRSLKKLLNRDRKVNPSSPSSTIDVEQAARTSHT